One window of the Anoplolepis gracilipes chromosome 9, ASM4749672v1, whole genome shotgun sequence genome contains the following:
- the Srp14 gene encoding signal recognition particle 14 kDa protein produces the protein MVLLENDAFLAELTKLFEKSRLSGAVSLTIKRFNGHNKPVPRKGRPPLPTPTEYLCLVRASFRNKKISTVIHSKDVNKFQQAYWNLLKTNISGLRKLKKAKSAKPKVH, from the exons ATGGTCCTGTTGGAGAATGACGCG TTCTTAGCGGAGCTAACCAAACTCTTTGAGAAGTCGCGTTTGTCTGGTGCAGTATCGCTCACTATTAAAAGAT tTAATGGACATAACAAACCTGTGCCCAGGAAAGGCAGGCCTCCTCTGCCAACTCCAACGGAGTATCTTTGCCTAGTTCGAGCATCTTTTCGTAATAAGAAGATTTCCACTGTt attcaTTCCAAAGATGTAAACAAATTCCAACAGGCATATTGGAATCTCTTGAAGACAAATATAAGTGGGCTAAGGAAGCTGAAGAAGGCAAAATCAGCAAAGCCAAAGGTTCACTGA
- the LOC140669352 gene encoding choline/ethanolamine transporter flvcr2a isoform X1, with amino-acid sequence MEAERMQVSEKTGKASGDYIKTVEGGIQPAQGLEIKIYKKRWLMLILFVLYSASNAMQWIQYSIIANIVTRYYNVSSFLIDMTSMIFMITYIPLIFPASYLLDKFGLRYAVIFGALGTALGSWIKVFSIANDRFWITFLGQSLVAVSQTFVLSVPARLAAVWFGPDQVSSACSIGVFGNQLGIAIGFLFPPMLVPNSDNNCNVERGLRLMFYIVAAITTLVLVLILFFFKSAPPLPPSPAQAVQRENVEKEAFSRSIKRLLTNFGYVLLLFSYGINIAVLYAISTLLNQVVLKYFPGHEEDAGRIGLTIVCTGMLSSVICGVILDKTHKFKQTTLAVYLCCFLGMIIFTLTLNSKIYVVYITAGILGFFITGYLPVGFEFAAELTYPEPEGTAAGLLNAVVQVFGIAFTMLYGFLLGKLGDLWANIAMCIGLGIGTLLTIMIPNDLRRQNAKI; translated from the exons atGGAGGCGGAACGAATGCAAGTGTCTGAAAAAACGGGGAAGGCTTCCGGCGATTACATAAAGACCGTTGAAGGCGGTATACAACCGGCACAG GGCCTggagattaaaatttacaagaaaaGATGGCTGATGCTTATCCTCTTCGTATTATACAGCGCGAGCAATGCCATGCAGTGGATCCAATACAGTATTATAGCGAACATTGTAACGCGCTATTACAATGTTTCGAGTTTTCTGATAGACATGACAAGcatgatatttatgataacATATATTCCGTTGATATTTCCCGCTAGTTATCTGCTCGATAAATTC GGCCTCAGATATGCCGTGATCTTCGGAGCACTTGGGACCGCCCTCGGTTCCTGGATAAAGGTGTTCAGCATAGCTAACGATCGTTTCTGGATCACGTTTCTCGGCCAAAGTCTAGTGGCAGTCAGTCAAACTTTCGTTCTGTCAGTTCCAGCCCGGTTGGCTGCTGTATGGTTCGGGCCTGATCAAGTTAGCAGTGCCTGCAGTATCGGTGTCTTCGGCAATCAG CTAGGTATAGCTATCGGTTTTTTATTTCCACCAATGTTAGTGCCCAACAGTGACAATAACTGCAACGTCGAAAGGGGATTGCGACTTATGTTCTATATTGTGGCGGCTATCACGACACTCGTGCTAGTCctcatattatttt ttttcaaGTCGGCACCGCCTTTACCACCTAGCCCTGCTCAAGCTGTGCAAAGAGAGAACGTCGAGAAAGAGGCGTTTTCTCGTTCTATCAAGAGGCTGCTCACCAATTTCGGTTACGTGTTGCTTTTATTCAGCTATGGCATCAATATCGCTGTCCTTTACGCCATAAGCACTCTCTTAAATCAAGTTGTTCTCAAATATTTCCCG gGACATGAAGAGGACGCCGGTCGTATCGGTTTAACGATAGTTTGCACTGGGATGTTGAGTTCCGTTATATGCGGCGTTATATTGGATAAAACACACAAGTTCAA acaGACTACGCTAGCAGTCTACCTATGTTGTTTCCTAGGAATGATAATCTTTACTTTGACACTGAACAGCAAAATATACGTTGTCTACATCACGGCCGGCATCTTGGG CTTCTTCATTACCGGTTATCTGCCGGTCGGTTTTGAATTCGCCGCTGAACTTACGTATCCAGAACCAGAAGGAACGGCGGCAGGTTTGTTGAACGCAGTGGTGCAAGTTTTCGGCATCGCCTTCACGATGCTCTATGGGTTTTTGTTGGGAAAATTGGGCGATTTATGGGCAAATATCGCGATGTGCATCGGCCTTGGAATCGGCACCTTGCTCACGATCATGATACCCAATGATCTGAGACGCCAAAACGCGAAGATTTGA